A genomic segment from Pollutimonas thiosulfatoxidans encodes:
- a CDS encoding branched-chain amino acid ABC transporter substrate-binding protein: MKYVTHLKLGALALTMGLASGMAQADTIKIALIDPLSGSFAALGENQLRTWQYFSELANKEKWAGEHTLEVVGFDNKAGVQDSLSQLKRAIDQGYRYVAQGNGSGVAFALVDAINKHNDRNPGKEVLYINHGAIDPDLTNEKCSFWHFSVDSNVDMKMQALVNHLASNQDVKKVYIIGQNYAFGRSVSAAAKKMLAEKRPDVQIVGDDLHPIGEVKDFSPYVAKIIASGADTIITGNWGSDLALLIRSARASGLDANFYTYYAVLKGAPTAMGESGLDRVKYVGVGNVNNEGYKGRDLVEGFKEKYNDDLTWMQAYPAVALLSNAIKQSGSTDPVDVAFAMEGMEVDSLSGKAKMRASDHQLQQALYVATWSKTNDTNVQIDQEGTGFGWRADEVIPAAQAELPTTCDMKRPSR, translated from the coding sequence ATGAAATACGTAACGCATCTCAAACTTGGCGCATTGGCTTTAACGATGGGCCTGGCCTCAGGCATGGCGCAAGCCGATACCATCAAGATTGCGCTTATTGACCCCTTGTCGGGATCATTTGCCGCTTTGGGCGAGAACCAGCTTCGCACCTGGCAGTACTTCAGCGAACTGGCCAACAAGGAAAAGTGGGCGGGCGAGCATACTCTTGAAGTCGTCGGCTTTGATAACAAGGCCGGTGTTCAAGACAGTCTAAGCCAGCTTAAGCGTGCCATTGACCAAGGTTATCGTTACGTGGCTCAGGGTAACGGTTCCGGTGTGGCATTCGCCCTGGTCGATGCCATTAACAAGCATAACGACCGTAATCCCGGGAAGGAAGTCCTGTACATCAACCACGGAGCCATCGACCCCGACCTGACGAACGAGAAGTGTAGCTTCTGGCATTTCAGCGTCGACTCCAACGTCGACATGAAGATGCAGGCGCTCGTGAACCATCTGGCCAGTAACCAGGACGTCAAGAAGGTCTACATCATCGGGCAGAACTACGCTTTCGGGCGCTCCGTCAGTGCAGCGGCCAAGAAGATGCTGGCCGAAAAGCGTCCCGACGTCCAGATCGTAGGCGACGATCTGCACCCGATTGGCGAGGTCAAGGATTTCTCTCCCTATGTGGCGAAGATCATCGCCTCCGGAGCCGACACCATCATTACCGGCAACTGGGGCTCTGACCTGGCTCTCTTGATCCGTTCAGCGCGCGCCTCAGGCCTGGATGCCAACTTCTATACCTACTATGCGGTATTGAAGGGTGCACCGACCGCCATGGGCGAAAGCGGACTGGACCGCGTGAAGTACGTGGGTGTGGGCAACGTCAATAACGAAGGCTATAAGGGTCGCGACCTTGTTGAAGGGTTCAAGGAGAAGTACAACGACGACCTGACCTGGATGCAGGCCTACCCCGCGGTGGCACTGCTTTCAAACGCCATCAAGCAATCGGGCTCTACTGATCCGGTGGACGTGGCATTTGCCATGGAGGGCATGGAAGTTGACAGCCTGTCCGGAAAGGCAAAGATGCGCGCCAGCGATCACCAGCTGCAACAGGCCCTGTACGTGGCAACCTGGTCAAAGACCAACGACACCAACGTGCAAATTGACCAAGAGGGAACCGGTTTCGGCTGGCGTGCGGACGAGGTCATTCCTGCTGCCCAGGCAGAATTGCCGACAACCTGCGACATGAAGCGGCCCTCGCGTTGA
- a CDS encoding BKACE family enzyme, with protein sequence MAAKPSSKVIITCAVTGAVHTPSMSEYLPLTPDQIVQNAVDAANAGAAIVHLHARDPNDGRPTADPAVFDMIVPRIREQTDAVLNITSGGSTRMTLEERLAYPLKLRPEMCSLNMGSMNFSIHPAAQKIKEWKYAWEKPYIEGMEDLIFRNTFKDIKHILKVLGEEAGTRFEFECYDLGHLYNLAHFVDAGLIKGPLFIQMIFGILGGMGADPENLTLMRTTADRLFGRENYQFSVLGAGRHQMPLVTMGAIMGGHVRVGLEDSLYLESGKLAASCADQVQKIRRILDELSLTTATPDEARALLDLKGSAHITL encoded by the coding sequence ATGGCTGCAAAACCCTCATCCAAAGTCATCATCACCTGCGCCGTTACCGGCGCCGTACACACACCTTCGATGTCCGAATACCTGCCCCTGACGCCGGACCAAATCGTCCAGAATGCCGTGGACGCAGCCAATGCTGGCGCGGCTATCGTGCACCTGCATGCGCGAGATCCGAACGATGGACGTCCTACGGCCGATCCCGCTGTGTTCGACATGATTGTGCCGCGCATCCGCGAGCAGACGGATGCGGTTCTCAACATTACGAGCGGTGGAAGTACCCGCATGACTTTGGAAGAGAGGCTTGCCTATCCGCTTAAGCTCAGGCCGGAAATGTGCTCGCTCAATATGGGCTCCATGAACTTCTCGATTCATCCCGCGGCGCAAAAAATCAAGGAATGGAAGTACGCCTGGGAGAAGCCCTATATCGAAGGCATGGAAGACCTCATATTTCGCAATACGTTCAAGGATATCAAACACATCCTGAAGGTGCTTGGCGAAGAGGCCGGAACCCGCTTCGAATTCGAGTGCTACGACCTTGGACATTTGTACAACCTTGCCCACTTCGTCGACGCCGGCCTGATCAAGGGACCGCTGTTTATCCAGATGATCTTCGGCATCCTGGGCGGGATGGGTGCCGATCCCGAAAACCTGACCTTGATGCGCACCACCGCAGATCGTCTGTTCGGCCGCGAGAACTACCAGTTTTCCGTTCTTGGCGCGGGCCGCCACCAGATGCCTCTGGTCACGATGGGCGCAATCATGGGCGGTCACGTGCGTGTCGGGCTTGAAGACAGCCTATACCTGGAATCAGGCAAGCTTGCCGCCTCATGTGCTGACCAGGTTCAGAAGATCAGGCGCATTCTTGACGAGCTATCACTGACAACGGCGACACCTGACGAAGCCCGTGCCTTGCTCGATCTTAAAGGCAGCGCCCACATCACGCTTTAA
- a CDS encoding ABC transporter ATP-binding protein: MALLEISGLHAYYGKSHVLQGVDMRIDPGEIVSLLGRNGVGRSTMVKAVMGLVHSTGSVVFDGKELIGMKTHEIVHRGLGYVPESRDVFPALTVEQNLLLGQQRGKQSQWSMDDMYEMFPRLKERRHTAAGVMSGGEQQMLTLCRSLIGDPRLIMIDEPTEGLAPQIVEQVARYLDILRERGVAVLLVEQKLAIALDISQRVYVMGHGTIVFEGAPGDLRDAHQVRKDWLEV; the protein is encoded by the coding sequence ATGGCATTGCTTGAAATCTCCGGGCTTCATGCCTACTACGGAAAAAGCCATGTGCTGCAAGGGGTCGACATGCGTATTGACCCCGGTGAAATAGTCAGCCTATTGGGGCGTAACGGTGTCGGCCGATCGACCATGGTGAAAGCGGTAATGGGGCTGGTTCACTCGACCGGATCAGTCGTGTTTGACGGCAAAGAACTCATCGGGATGAAAACCCATGAGATCGTGCATCGAGGCCTGGGCTATGTGCCGGAAAGCCGGGACGTATTTCCTGCCCTGACGGTGGAGCAGAATCTGTTGTTGGGCCAGCAGCGCGGAAAGCAATCCCAATGGTCCATGGACGACATGTATGAAATGTTTCCGCGCTTGAAGGAGCGCCGGCATACCGCTGCGGGGGTGATGTCGGGTGGAGAGCAGCAGATGCTGACCTTATGTCGCTCACTGATAGGCGACCCCAGGCTCATCATGATCGATGAACCGACAGAAGGCTTGGCGCCCCAGATTGTCGAGCAGGTCGCCAGGTACCTGGACATCCTTCGTGAGCGTGGCGTTGCTGTTCTGCTGGTCGAGCAGAAGCTGGCCATCGCGCTCGATATTTCTCAGCGGGTTTATGTCATGGGCCACGGAACCATAGTTTTTGAAGGAGCACCAGGTGATCTGCGCGACGCGCATCAGGTGCGCAAGGATTGGCTGGAAGTTTAG
- a CDS encoding 3-hydroxybutyrate dehydrogenase, whose product MLNGKHAVITGSTSGIGLAMARELASNGANVVLNGFGDAQAIEKERVNIELEFDVKARYINADLSQAGATRDFIHAAAEALGGIDILINNAGIQHTDLIEDFPIERWDAIIALNLSAVFHGTAAALPYMKKQGWGRIINIASAHGLVASANKSAYVAAKHGVVGLTKVTALENAGNGVTCNAICPGWVRTALVEKQIQALAEKQGIDIEAAARELLSEKQPSLQFVTPQQLAGAAVFLASEAADQMTGTTLTLDGGWTAR is encoded by the coding sequence ATGCTGAATGGAAAACACGCGGTCATTACGGGTTCGACCAGCGGCATCGGCCTGGCCATGGCGCGCGAACTGGCGTCCAATGGCGCCAATGTTGTGCTTAACGGCTTTGGTGACGCCCAGGCCATCGAGAAGGAACGCGTCAATATCGAACTGGAGTTCGACGTCAAGGCGCGTTATATCAATGCCGACCTCAGCCAGGCCGGTGCCACGCGCGACTTCATCCATGCCGCGGCAGAGGCCCTGGGTGGTATAGACATCCTGATCAATAACGCCGGCATACAGCACACAGACCTGATCGAAGACTTTCCCATCGAGCGCTGGGACGCCATTATTGCCCTGAACCTGTCGGCGGTTTTCCATGGCACGGCGGCAGCCCTGCCTTATATGAAGAAGCAGGGATGGGGGCGCATTATTAATATTGCGTCGGCCCATGGGCTGGTGGCTTCCGCCAATAAGTCGGCTTACGTTGCCGCCAAGCATGGTGTGGTGGGTCTGACCAAGGTCACTGCGCTCGAAAACGCCGGCAACGGTGTCACCTGCAACGCCATCTGCCCCGGTTGGGTACGCACAGCCTTGGTCGAGAAGCAAATTCAGGCATTGGCCGAAAAGCAGGGTATCGACATTGAAGCAGCCGCACGCGAACTGCTATCGGAAAAGCAGCCATCGTTGCAGTTCGTCACGCCCCAGCAACTGGCGGGCGCGGCTGTGTTTCTGGCTTCAGAAGCAGCCGACCAAATGACCGGCACGACGCTGACGCTGGACGGCGGCTGGACGGCCAGGTAG
- a CDS encoding ABC transporter ATP-binding protein, translating to MTQNILELKDVQKRFGKTEIIRGLNLEVRKGERLAVIGPNGAGKSTLFHLISGRLSVSAGEIWFDGDRINGRNAQQIYQRGLSRSFQITNLFSRQTVYENILSAAMWAQGYRYTFWKRISQLQPLHDRAQEVLELIGLAARRNVSVNLLTYAEQRALEIGMAVAGGGHTILLDEPTAGMSRGESDAAIELIKTVSTGKTLLIVEHDMGVVFGLADRVAVVVYGQVIACDTPENIRANAKVQEAYLGVKKDQKKGVVDGIA from the coding sequence ATGACACAGAATATTCTTGAACTGAAGGATGTCCAGAAGCGCTTCGGCAAAACCGAAATCATCCGGGGCTTGAACCTTGAAGTCAGAAAAGGCGAAAGGCTGGCAGTTATCGGCCCGAACGGCGCCGGAAAATCCACCTTGTTCCACCTGATTTCGGGACGGCTGTCCGTAAGCGCCGGTGAAATCTGGTTCGACGGTGATCGCATCAATGGCCGCAACGCACAGCAGATCTACCAACGTGGGTTGAGTCGCAGCTTTCAGATCACAAATCTGTTCAGTCGTCAGACCGTGTACGAGAACATCCTCTCGGCCGCGATGTGGGCGCAAGGTTATCGATATACCTTCTGGAAGCGCATCAGCCAGCTCCAGCCTCTGCATGACCGAGCACAGGAAGTGCTCGAGCTGATCGGGCTGGCCGCGCGCCGCAATGTTTCCGTGAACCTGCTGACTTACGCCGAGCAACGCGCGCTTGAAATCGGCATGGCTGTGGCGGGTGGCGGGCATACCATTCTGCTGGACGAGCCCACTGCCGGCATGAGCCGCGGAGAAAGCGATGCTGCGATCGAGCTGATCAAAACCGTCAGTACAGGCAAGACGCTACTGATCGTCGAGCATGACATGGGGGTTGTGTTCGGCCTGGCCGACCGCGTGGCCGTGGTGGTCTATGGCCAGGTTATCGCCTGCGACACGCCCGAGAACATACGCGCCAATGCCAAGGTTCAAGAAGCCTATTTGGGTGTCAAGAAAGATCAGAAGAAAGGGGTGGTGGATGGCATTGCTTGA
- a CDS encoding GntR family transcriptional regulator, with protein sequence MTNTGKSLTESVYFSVRDDILTYRLKPATKLNIASMAKARGVSLSAVREALARLTSDGFVVNEPQRGFRVASVSLADLLDLTERRVAIEGQCLLRSIQNGSLAWEGRVLASLHELSRTPVHLQNEFNPAWINTHVRFHATLVEACDSPWLMRIRELLFIHSERYRVLSIHLDRPHLDAEHHHIAEAAIARDTERAVALLAEHVKLTAQIILQSESDGRASPFLG encoded by the coding sequence TTGACGAATACCGGTAAAAGTTTGACGGAAAGTGTGTATTTCTCGGTGCGGGACGACATACTGACTTACCGTCTGAAACCCGCGACGAAGCTGAATATCGCCTCCATGGCCAAAGCCAGGGGCGTCAGTCTCAGTGCGGTGCGCGAAGCCTTGGCCCGCCTGACTTCAGACGGGTTCGTGGTCAATGAACCGCAACGAGGCTTCCGTGTGGCATCGGTGTCGCTGGCCGACCTGCTCGACCTCACCGAACGGAGAGTCGCCATTGAGGGGCAGTGTCTCCTACGGTCCATCCAGAACGGCAGCTTAGCCTGGGAAGGGCGTGTACTGGCCAGCCTGCACGAGCTCAGCCGCACCCCCGTACACCTACAGAACGAATTCAATCCGGCATGGATCAATACGCACGTGCGCTTCCATGCCACGCTGGTCGAGGCATGCGACAGCCCGTGGCTGATGCGTATCCGTGAGCTGCTGTTTATCCATTCAGAACGCTATCGTGTGCTGTCCATCCACCTTGACCGCCCTCACCTGGATGCCGAGCACCACCACATCGCCGAAGCTGCCATTGCGCGCGACACCGAGCGTGCCGTTGCCCTGCTGGCGGAACACGTGAAATTGACGGCTCAAATAATCTTGCAGAGTGAGTCCGACGGGCGCGCATCGCCCTTTCTTGGCTAG
- a CDS encoding branched-chain amino acid ABC transporter permease: MEFFLISLLNSLSYGLLLFMLSSGLTLIFSMMGVLNFAHASFYMMGAYFAYTISGMAGYWAAFILAPLLVGFAGILVERYGLRAVHKHGHVAELLYTFGLSYLILEGVQLIWGRSAVPYGIPEVLQGSLFTLYTTTFPKYQAFMMLIAILTLLALYLVLTRTRIGLIIQASLTHPQMVESLGHNVPRVFMLVFGGGCALAGLAGVIGGNSLVTEPGMAETLGTIIFVVVVAGGMGSLMGALVASLLIGVIQTFSIAFDVSSLDLLSAAGVSIGPDAFGHSVLAVSLSDVAPMLPYALLVLILIFRPRGLLGKREN; the protein is encoded by the coding sequence ATGGAGTTCTTCCTAATCTCTTTGTTGAATAGCTTGAGCTATGGCTTGCTGTTATTCATGCTGTCCTCGGGGCTGACGCTTATTTTCAGCATGATGGGCGTGTTGAACTTCGCTCACGCGAGCTTCTACATGATGGGCGCCTACTTTGCCTACACCATCAGCGGCATGGCGGGGTATTGGGCAGCCTTTATTCTCGCGCCATTGTTGGTAGGCTTCGCGGGTATCCTCGTAGAGCGTTATGGTTTGCGCGCCGTGCACAAGCACGGCCACGTGGCCGAGCTGCTATACACCTTTGGTCTGTCGTATCTCATACTGGAAGGGGTGCAGCTGATATGGGGGCGTTCCGCCGTGCCCTACGGAATCCCTGAAGTCCTGCAAGGCTCGCTTTTTACCTTGTACACCACCACATTCCCCAAGTACCAGGCGTTCATGATGCTGATTGCAATACTGACGCTGCTGGCCTTGTATCTGGTGCTTACCCGCACGCGGATCGGCTTGATCATACAAGCCTCTTTGACTCACCCGCAGATGGTCGAATCTCTGGGGCATAACGTACCGCGGGTGTTCATGCTGGTCTTCGGCGGGGGGTGTGCGCTTGCGGGCCTTGCCGGCGTGATCGGCGGCAATTCCCTGGTAACCGAGCCGGGTATGGCCGAAACATTGGGCACCATCATTTTTGTCGTGGTCGTGGCGGGCGGCATGGGCTCGCTAATGGGCGCGCTTGTGGCATCACTGCTTATCGGCGTCATTCAGACTTTCTCCATTGCCTTTGACGTGTCATCACTGGACCTGCTGTCAGCCGCAGGGGTGAGCATCGGCCCGGATGCCTTCGGGCATTCGGTCTTGGCGGTCAGCCTGTCGGATGTGGCGCCCATGCTGCCGTATGCGCTACTGGTGCTGATTTTGATATTTCGCCCGCGCGGGCTGTTGGGTAAGCGGGAGAACTAA
- a CDS encoding ketopantoate reductase family protein, translated as MRAAIIGAGSLGTIIGALMAHGGRQIDLVDTNEEHVAVMNRVGARITGEMDLLVPVHALTPNDMSGQYDLVFLLNKQTANDAVLPQLLPFLHGDSIVCTLQNGIPEPRVASYVSAQRTIGGAVGFGATWIEPGVSQLTTREETVRKFAFEIGEIDGVTRPRLAQVQAYLSCVGSTAILPDLMGIRWSKVLMNATFSGMSAALGCTFGEVLDDQRALRCIAFLADETVRAAHAAGHRMASMQGEDFEQFLLTSAAEVAAKAPLIERIWTQHRQLRASMLQDLEKGRDTEINYINGVVRDTGRQFGIPTPFNDRVIELVVEAQSRRQIPTFSNINRFDDLLASRAGQAQHV; from the coding sequence GTGAGAGCAGCAATCATCGGGGCCGGTTCCTTGGGCACCATCATCGGGGCATTGATGGCCCACGGCGGTCGCCAGATTGACCTCGTCGATACTAACGAAGAGCACGTCGCAGTGATGAACCGCGTGGGTGCGCGGATCACCGGCGAAATGGATCTTCTCGTTCCTGTGCATGCACTCACGCCCAACGACATGTCGGGGCAATACGACTTGGTCTTTCTCCTGAACAAGCAGACTGCCAACGACGCTGTGCTGCCGCAACTGCTGCCCTTCCTGCATGGCGACAGCATCGTCTGCACCTTGCAGAATGGCATCCCCGAACCACGGGTCGCTTCGTATGTTTCGGCGCAGCGGACGATAGGCGGGGCGGTCGGCTTTGGTGCGACATGGATCGAACCCGGGGTGTCGCAATTGACTACCCGGGAAGAAACCGTCAGGAAATTTGCCTTTGAAATCGGCGAGATCGATGGCGTGACACGACCGCGTCTGGCGCAGGTGCAGGCTTACCTTTCTTGCGTGGGTTCCACCGCAATTCTGCCCGACTTGATGGGGATACGATGGTCCAAAGTATTGATGAACGCCACGTTCAGCGGCATGTCCGCCGCCCTGGGTTGCACTTTCGGAGAGGTGCTGGACGACCAGCGTGCCCTGCGTTGCATCGCGTTCCTGGCCGACGAAACCGTGCGTGCCGCGCATGCCGCAGGACACCGCATGGCCTCGATGCAAGGAGAAGATTTCGAGCAGTTTCTATTGACGTCGGCGGCCGAAGTGGCCGCCAAGGCCCCATTGATTGAACGGATCTGGACCCAGCATCGACAGCTGCGCGCCAGCATGCTCCAGGATCTGGAAAAAGGCCGAGATACCGAGATCAACTACATCAACGGCGTCGTCCGCGATACCGGCCGGCAGTTCGGTATACCTACCCCCTTCAACGATCGCGTTATTGAACTGGTCGTCGAGGCCCAGAGCCGACGTCAGATTCCCACATTTTCAAACATCAACCGTTTCGACGATCTTCTCGCTTCGCGCGCCGGTCAAGCTCAACACGTCTAG
- a CDS encoding branched-chain amino acid ABC transporter permease → MATHSLIAHKTDGLTTPRILLMWLGFAAVLLLAPHVFTSSLAHSHLTQMGTGIVLALSYNILLGQSGMLSFGHAAFSGLGAFMSVHAMNLAGAGAFWLPLPLIPVVGALTGLAFAALIGYVITRISGVAFAMITLGIGQMIYASALMFPGFFGGEGGVSANRVYGEAVFNWSFGPQIQVYYLVAFWLLICMMAIFYLTRTPFGRLLNGVRDNEERIPFIGFNPHMLRYMALMASGLFAGIGGSLMAINFEIATDEVLSLHESGAVLLFTFIGGTTSFFGPVLGAAIGVLLTKLLPDYTAGWQMYLGIVFILVVVYAPGGIISLLKPGVDTVRKTVLHKRYALFLRLLSSVASLLVGSIVLIELLYHRATGTSDVLSLWGLSLDHQGIIAWVIAIAILLAGLLTIKPTGRALLGQLAEDTAEREGELP, encoded by the coding sequence ATGGCTACACACTCATTGATTGCGCACAAGACCGACGGGTTGACCACCCCGCGGATACTGCTGATGTGGCTGGGCTTTGCAGCTGTGCTGCTGCTTGCGCCTCATGTGTTTACCTCATCGCTGGCCCATTCGCACCTGACCCAGATGGGTACAGGCATCGTCCTGGCTTTGTCGTACAACATACTGCTCGGTCAAAGCGGCATGCTGTCCTTCGGGCATGCCGCATTTTCGGGGCTGGGCGCCTTCATGTCGGTTCATGCGATGAATCTGGCCGGAGCAGGCGCGTTCTGGCTGCCGCTGCCATTGATTCCGGTGGTTGGCGCGCTGACCGGCCTGGCCTTTGCAGCCTTGATAGGTTATGTGATTACGCGAATTTCCGGTGTCGCCTTTGCCATGATTACCTTGGGAATCGGGCAAATGATTTATGCGAGTGCCCTCATGTTTCCGGGATTCTTCGGCGGAGAGGGCGGTGTGTCTGCCAACAGGGTGTACGGAGAAGCCGTTTTCAACTGGAGCTTCGGTCCGCAGATACAGGTCTACTATCTTGTCGCGTTCTGGCTGCTCATCTGCATGATGGCAATCTTCTACCTGACCAGGACTCCCTTTGGCCGCCTCTTGAATGGGGTCCGTGACAACGAGGAACGCATCCCGTTCATCGGGTTCAATCCTCATATGCTGCGGTACATGGCACTCATGGCCTCGGGCTTGTTCGCAGGCATAGGCGGGTCGCTGATGGCCATCAACTTCGAGATTGCAACAGATGAAGTATTAAGCCTGCACGAGTCCGGGGCTGTGTTGTTGTTTACCTTCATCGGGGGCACCACGAGCTTCTTCGGCCCGGTGCTGGGCGCGGCGATCGGCGTACTGCTCACCAAGCTCCTGCCCGACTACACAGCCGGCTGGCAGATGTATTTGGGCATCGTCTTCATACTCGTGGTGGTTTATGCACCAGGGGGCATTATCAGCTTGCTCAAACCGGGTGTCGATACGGTTCGGAAAACGGTCTTGCATAAGCGATACGCATTGTTCTTGCGGCTGCTATCAAGCGTCGCGTCCTTGCTGGTCGGCTCCATCGTGCTGATCGAACTGCTTTACCACCGTGCTACCGGGACGTCCGATGTCTTGTCACTTTGGGGCCTCAGCCTGGACCATCAAGGAATCATCGCGTGGGTCATTGCGATTGCGATTCTGCTTGCAGGCCTGTTGACCATCAAGCCGACAGGACGAGCGCTGTTGGGGCAGCTTGCGGAAGATACCGCAGAGCGTGAAGGAGAGCTCCCATGA